attggccagctatccagtgcattgtgattggccgaatAACTCAATCAAATGTTACGCTTCTTATCATATTTGGAATATCAGCTCCCAAAGCAACACTGACAGGTGATAATATTGTTGTTACTACCTTATCTATTCGAGCCCGAATCTGATccaaaaaatgcaaatgaccaaactgatcgatcaactttgccaGCACAGCTTGAAAAGAACGTAACAgatttgtgatcgtagaaatgacaaacaacaagcgctactctACACTGCTCGCGCTTAAATCATGGTTTGAATATTCAATAGTAAATTCTTTAAAGGCTTAACAACAATTTGCAAACACAATCGAGACAGTATGACcttttcacactgtcagtccaaatccaATTTTGGTGCATATCTGATTGGAATCCAATCACATTGAGAATGTGTGAACGACCAAAAAACACatgaaatccattttttttcctAATCCGTTTCAGACTACATCcatttcaaatttatttaaataaacacttaaGTGAAAAATACCAacactgtaaacatttatttaagaaaCAAAGTTTTAGGAAGACAATAggtgacaataaaaatataagtgTTACATATCCAGGTAAAAATGCCCCATGGGTAACCTCGCAAAACTACTGTGTTATTGTTATTACACTGTAGTAAAATATTGCTTGATATCAATGAATATTAATTGACTGTAATGTAATGGAGTAATTAAATATTTGAggaccccattgacttccatagtaggaaaaaagaatactatggaagtaaatggggttcACGAACGGTGGAAACCGTGAAAACACAATTCTTTCTCTATCCCAATAGACGCTTTGGTCAACAACCAGCCGAAGATGCATATAATGTACACTGTATGATCACTTCGTCTGTTATTAACTTTTCTAAAAAAGTTTCtctttttaaaaagttatgGAGCAGAATAACCATCAGAATAACTCAACACTGCGGTTGTGTCAGAAACATTTTGACTTGAAAGTTTTCAGACTATAAAGCTAAAAATGGACTTTCTTATATTCTAGTTTAACGAATGCACCGGTGTTTCTTAAAACTACGTTTGTCTGTGTAGCTTTTACCACATTTGACACAACTATAAGGCTTTTCTCCAGTATGCCATCGGAGATGTGCATTAAGGGAACACTTTTGGGAAAATCTCTTCCCACAGTCCATGCACTTGTACGGCCTCTCGCCAGAATGAGTTCGCTGGTGTACTGTCAGGTATGTTTTATGAGCAAACGTTTTGCCACAAACCATGCAGAcaaaaggtttttctccagtgtgtaTTCGCATGTGTAGTTTCATGTAGGATTGTTTGTAGAAAGTTCTCCCACAGAGTTCACAATCAGTCTTATCTTCTGAAGCGCTTGTCTGGTTTTGTGTACTGCTGAATTTAACGCTACTGGTAAGAGTTGAAACAAGCTTATCAGTTTTCAAATCTGGCTGTGTTGGACTGTTTCCATGTGTAGTAAGTCTTGCTTTagaagtttttttctttttagctCGTCTCCGTTGTACGTTTGATTTTACTTGGTCACATGTAGGTAGTGTGTATGTGATAAAATCTGCCGAACTCTCAGCATCACATCTCTCATTGCTGCCCACTGCAGGTCCTGTAATGATATGAAAACACACACAGGTcagaaaaacatgaaaataaatgtacaacaatgaaaataatacaaCTGAGAATACAATTTCTCATAcctgtatttttcaaaatgttgtttttatctTCAGTTATATTTTTACTTGGGCAATCCTCAAACGTCTCAACTTTAATCAGGATCCCGTCTGCTTCTTCATTCAATAAATTAACTGTCTAAGAAACAAAAGATGTAAGGGGTAAAaaccaaaaaagtttttaagagAACTTGAGGAATATCAACAGCAGTAGACGGCTTCAtcggacacacacacattctgggatctgttgttattgaatCTTTGCGGACGTTTAGCAGAATGTAAGTATGGACCATGaatgctgtttgtttatgttgtcagGGGGCGTGCTTTTACGTCGGCggatgttttcaattgtttccattGAAAGGGctgcgtttttttaaaaaggccaGCAGCTGGTATTTTTTCCCACACTAAGGGGGCGTGCAAaaaaagcttttacgcccgcgaccggcgcatgttttcaatcgTTTCCAGTGGAAGCTCTGCGGTTTTcaaaaaaagccagcagctagcggttttcttccgcgctgaaaaccggcgctctgtgttttttccgcgctcagatgggagcgccgagagttgaaaaatattcaattttGAGTggaaagctccgctcgtcaatgttaGTTCTCCCTaagggggcatgcacaccaaagcctttacgcccgcggccggcgcatgttttcaattgtttccaatggaagcttgcagtttttcaaaaaaagcTAGCTGTTTTCTTCCGCGGTGAAAATTGGCGCTCTGCGGTTTTTCTGCACTATGagctgagcgccgagagttgaaaaatattcaactttgggtgaaaagctccgctcgacAATGTCAGTTCttacacggccgtccaatcacagtggaggagggacgggacattaccacagcaaccaaccggctcacagctgaagtatcagagctaccaaagcgctcagctaaagaaagctggcactAAGCTGagaaacagctggcattcggcgttctccaggcgttttcagctaTGTTTAAAAGTTTAGCAATCAACCAActggctcacagctgaagtatcacagacatggccgtagccagggtttaaaaattaccgaggtccagggtggggtgttaagagttaacaaatgctatcccaggtgaaaaaagtgcacttaaataaaacacactttttaagtacacttagtaaatgtactattttcgtGCACTCATTGTGTGGCTTatatcacatttgtttttggtatttcttaaaattaatcatttatttcaataaaaatctaGTTGGTACTGGTATTCTTACTTTTTCAGGTAAACTGAAGTACTGCTCAAGTAgaactttacttttaataagtatatttgtagcataacTTTACATAACTTAGAAATGTACTTGCTAGTATTTAAGTGGTTTATGTACATTGAAGCATACTTTTTTTTCCTGGGATCTAAAATATTCTGTCTTAACCTTTTTACACTTTGGGTACACTCTGTTTTGGGGGATGGACTGGGACTGCtggattatttattactttttcacgcaacaatgtttatttttgtaatcattttaataagcatTATTGAAATAACAACAGAATTCTtaatgcttatgttttgttgagattagctttaccgtttTAATCTACGTGTTTTAAcatatttggcatattttatttaaacccaaTTCTTCTACATCTTTGTACCAGAGTTATTTTCTGTTATAGTGTTGTTGATACTCTTACAGACACAATTATGATGATTACTGCTCTTATCTTACTGCTTTATCCTGTCAGCAATAACCTGTTCGCACTGAATGATGCGTCTTATTTGATAACTTTCAGTTTCcatgttgccagatattagtatgaaaaacaagcaaaaataattggccttaaaaaacaaagttcgtccaaaccttgtatttcagaaataaatcagatAAATCGCTAATAATAACCTACACCTAACAATCACTTTATAGATAATGTcaaagtgtcacattaattgctaaaacactacgtctaaagaggatttttaacaatgggatctggcaacactgcaaattcTGTACCCGTGCTGTCGTCAATCTTCGtcattttacactaaactatacattttacactaaactatacagtaaactgtccaaacttaattatATATGCGTATTCGTTTTGAAAAACGAATTAGTCATTcagagaacttcaaattttatttttatatatgaaaaaattacagaggtccggacctctgtgacctcatagctggctcacagctaccaaagtgctcagctgaagaaacCTGACACATCTGGCATTTGGAGacacgtttaaaagttttggtgtgcacaaccccttaaaGCCGGCTCTCGACTGAGCGCCaggagttgaaaaatattcaactttgggtaaaaggctcagctcatcaatgtcagttctcacaaggccatccaatcacagtcgAGGAGGGGCgtgacaaatatcacaacaaccaaccggcgcatcgtacaacgactgataaacaaagcagaagtatcaaagcgctcagctgaagaaagctggcagtcgGCAGAAAAAAGCTAGCAGAGGCCGTCCGCCGGGCATTTTCAGTCGTGTTTGGTGTGCATACCCCCTTACTGCTGAAACATCTATGTAAGACCAACCTCTACTGTGTTAATCGAAGAGCTCAGATCTGTGTCCACATTTTGACCAATGTATGACTCCTCGTGTCTCCACAAGTCCATGCACCAGTCCTTACCAAACACATTGTCGATTGCAGGACGATGTCCAGTGTCTGTTAAAAATGCAAGCATTTATTGAGTAACATTACCACATGTacataacacaaacacacacgcaaaactctgctgatACCACGGATAAACAAATTATATCTATTGTTTCCATAACGCATTGACTTGAAAAGCTTTGTTCTCCTTacttccaaaaacacacttcttttttTATGCCATTGTTaagtcttgatataaaacaaagctatcACATGCAATGATGTCTGTGACTTCCTCTCAAAGGAACAATTCGTCATTCTGATTGACGTGTGGCCGTgcttttccgggggaagtgctcataaaaggaatatgggggTCACTGATACATAACGGGTACCCATGATCGataaaaactttccgaaacttgtacgaaagAGGAGGTGTGAGTTTGGCCCAGAAATACTCGGTCAcaagctcaactgcttttttaaaacgttgcatttgtttagcataaGGGTTACTCTTAagctgtgttaataagtcagaatgcattaaTTAGCCTTAACCCATTTTACAAAACGTAAagctttaatttttaaacagtAATAAGTCATGGCGCAGCCTTGTGGGGTTGAACCTAAAAACAGTTTAGCTCAAATGACCCTAACAACCAATTTGTGCATCTAAATTGGACAAAACTTCATTCTTAACAAACCATAAATGGCTAAAACACACACTGTGCATTATGATACAGATAACCTGTCAATCCTTCGCTGACGCTGAATGGAGCTTCAGTCTCGTTCATCCTGCTGGTGTTTCTCCGGGCAGCCTGAAGTTCAGTCTCCAGAAACAAACATTTCTTTCTCAATGAGTCGTTTTCGTTTGTACATCGCGATATCTCTAATCCCAAATAAGAATAGTTATCCTCGAAAAGTTTGCTAATTTCAACAACAGCTGCTTTCGCCAACACTTCCATTATGGATGTTAACTGTGTGCGAAAATCAACAGTGTTCATGATGTCCATCATTTACCGGAGCTCTTAGAAATGGTCAGATTCGTTTTGCAGTCGTGATCTTTTAATAAAGATGCTTTGCCTGTATGGCTACTCGACAACAAGAAAACCTTCAAGACATTACGAGAGACAGACCACCAATGCAAAGCATAAACAGCGACCAACAGAAAAGCATCATGGGAGGAATTACCGTAAAGCACCGTATAGAAACACCgacataaaacacattgttcCACTACCACAACCAAAGTCCATGAAccaatcaattgaaccaattgcttcgaaaattttacaaaataatagcaagatttttattaaaatatatatttttaaaaatatttaacttaattaatatataattaaaagtgtattatgtgtttttagttttatttagggcaaacaaatcattaaaactaactcccctaccctactgaaaattccagcaaagaccagcataagctggtaactggttttaactggtttaaggtggcagtagctggtctaggctggtcctcccagcctgctaaagctggtcaagctggtgggtcagctggtcttccagtctGACCAGCTACATCCAGCtcgaccagcttaaaaagtgacaaacacagctagacttgcttgctacaccagcaataccagctaaaaccagctcaccagcttatgctggtcttagctggattttttagtAGGGCGATGATGAGCCACCCTTTAACCCCGCACAAATAACACTGAACACAGAACTGAGGAAAAACTGTTTAAGGTGTAACTTCACAATTCAATACTATTGACAATAAGGAATACTccactttctttaaaaaaaatcccgataatttactcacctctatgtcatccaaaatgtttgtctttctttgtcaAGAAGAaagtaagtaaaaaaaaatcattttttagactttattggacttcacctgtttacagtttaaatgcagtttaaaatagcatttttaacagagcttcaaagggctctaaacaatctcGACCgtggcacaagggtcttatctagcaaaacgattgtcattttcggcaagaaaaataaaaaactatgcactttaaaaccacaacttttcgtctcgCACCAGTCGTGTGACGCGCTAGAGGCCTTACGTAATGCATAAGCATGTCGAAATTAAAAGGCAAAATACTGGATACAAGAAgtctgcatgttttaaaaatatgcatgttttttatacatgacctataacaaaaagtaacaaaaacaaaataagataacatatataataataatatatgggttcccacaccttattaactttaaattcaaggacctttcaaggactttccagatcacataccctcaaattcaaggactaaatgtgggaacacatttcaagtgaaagcAAGTTTACATTGtcttaccttttaagatacattgttacagttccctttcgggaactcgcgctgcctcactgcggtgacactttgggcaCGCCTCCAGGGGTcagaatgtgtatatcaaattcaaattcaatcaatggtgaggcttaacgacagagacagggtgacgcaggagccagaaagtatatcgctatctaaaatattgccaaagacggagCTACAGTTATGCAGGAAGTATGGTAtgggagacacagcgtctcgttccctcgtcagggaacaacagttacatacgtaacccaagacatttcatgtgtcaaacacaactatgcaaaaaagcattttggtatgaatcaacattcgcatacagaagatataagcatttaaagcaaacagtttagcacgtgtgcttaaaaggctagaaatttttataatattatcctacacaacacagggaataatatggatttttttcagaaaactttataaaatagattcaagcacttttaatgacctgtatctatgtatgtatattttcaaaaacttaccagggccttgaattttccacccccagattcacaaatttcaaggacccgtgggaaccctgtatataggtaaaaaatatataaaaggtaaaaatagTGGAAAAAGTTTGGCCAGCaccatatttacaattttaaaatctggtcCTCAAAGAAGAGTAGTTGAAGACTCCTGTTAtacaatattgtttttgctcgtaCAGTAAAATGTGTTAACGATAGCATGGATTTTGAAACAGTTAAGAATAACGTTTTAAACGGTTGTTAAACTAACATTTGATTCAGCaatataaaaacacatacaATTTTGATTGTTGCTATGCTTATAAAGATCCATAGAATATAAGTCTTCTTTACTTTATAACTTATTCAGATAAATAACACTGACAGTGTATGctcataaaactttatttacacgtGTCATTAcaacagaatgcagcagacactCACCCAAACGTTTTCTATAAATCTCTTATTCTGCCCGATCAAAACATAAACATCGCAAATAACATTAGAAGTAAcaattaatttacgtacacataccctaaaaaatgatcttgtgtgactgatacgctgtaaaccGAGTGAATTTAGATCAAGATTTTGAATGTAAATTAAATACCCCCTATGCCGGTTGGGAATACCAAAATGGCCGCTCGAACTCTGCAGTGACTTCACTTCTTGCTATTATGTTAAGCATTTCAATGCGcgatccagtcatttatatagatcagtagTTGTCATACAGAATTTAGATACTGTTATTCAGCTATCTAAGAAAAAGACAACTTTTTTGTgatcaaaatattatttattaattcagtCGTTCATTGAGTCGTTTATTGATGGACTCATGCCACCATCAGATTGGTCTATGCATTCAGAATAAAGGTGATGACTTGCTGTAATGTCTTCCCTACATTTGGTGTGTTTCCTCTCCAGATGTTTTCTTAAATTTTTTCTGAGAATGGTAATGTGGCAATAAGGGCATTTTGTCTTGACAACAGCTTTTTTCCGTAACTGCGTTCGCACACAGGACATACTGGGACTTAAGGGTGGCATATCAAAAATGTTGCTTGATGTATTGGCGGTCGATGTAGTAGCGGTCGAAGTAGTGGCAGTCAAGGGTGGCACATCAAGAACGGTGGTTGATGTATTGGCGGTCGATGTAGTGGCAGTCAAGGGTGGCACATCAAAAACGGTGGTTGATGTATTGGCGGTCGATGTAGTGGCAGTCAAGGGTGGCACATCAGGAATGATGGTTGATGTGGTGGTGGTAAAGGAAGCATTGCGGATCTTACATCCTTTGAGGTGGGCTTCAAAGTTGTCACGTCGGAATACAAtggaagaacaatacacacaaTGGTAGTGTAATTTTGTCCTACAACTTAGACCACACCGGTGTATAGTATAATCTGAAAAAACAACAGACAATTACTTTGTTACTTACATTTCTACTTCATGTGATCAGAAAGATAATACACAGCACAACAAAGTTACACAAAATTCACAAATTACATTACCGTCATGAATGACCGCCCTTGAGAAGTGAAGCTGAAGATGAGACAGCAATTTACTTTTTTTCGAGGGTTTGTAAAAAACAGTAGAACAGAATGGACAATGGTACAGGGAACAGCAGGATGTGCATTTTTCGAGGGTTGGAAATTCGCGACCTCTCTGAATTGAGGAAATTCCTGCACCAGAAAAGAGATAAAGATTTACCTTAGATAGAGAATGTCACTGAACACTTAAACGTGAGCGTACGAGTTTCTTAATCTGTGATTTGTACAATAGGATTTGTGCAGCTGCACTTGTGTGAAGGTAACTATTGCGTTTTTATCTGCAGCCTCCCCTACTCTTCAAGCGCCGTTTAttaatccgaaggctgcagcctccggaggtcgcatatgcaggctgcatacgtcatcaagtctGGTTTATTTCATTTAACCGAGCATTACACACGCAAGTTATACGCAcgttacaacaatttacgattaactaagaataatagtcaactttatgaTTGTtcatattctgaaataagacgtATATAGCatgcaaatgcgacctccggaggctgcagccttcgaaTTGAAAAACGGCCAAGGGTACGAGCTCAACCTTTGTGGGGGTTGGACCTAAAACATCGCTTACGACCAATTTGTGAAAAAACATGTCAACAAGCCACGTGCATTatttaatacacacacacttgCATTATAATACAGAACAATGTAAGTTATATAAATTAATTCACCTGTCGGTTCTTCGCTGACGCTTAATGAAGTTTCAGTCTCGTTCATCCTGCTGGTGTTTCCCCGGGCAGCCTGAAGTTCAGTCTCCAGAAACAGACATTTCTTTCTCAGAGAGTCGTTTTCGTTTGTACATCGCTTTATCTCTAATCCCAACAAAGTATAAGTCTCCTCGAAAAGTTTGCCTATTTCAACAACAGCTGTTTTGGCCAACACTTCCATTATGGATGTTAACTGTGTCTGAAAATCAACAGTGTTCATGATGATGtccatcatttactcattacTTGGAGCTCTTAATAACGTTAGAAATACTCGAGTTTCGCAGTTGTAATCTTTAACAAATATGTTTTGCTCTGTTCAAATCATTACGATATTAAAAGACAGACCACCAATGCAAACCATAAACAGCATCCGACCGAAAAGCATCATGGGAGGAATTACCGTAAAGCGCCGTATAGAATGACCGACATAAAACAAAAGCACACAAGGTAGTTTTTCATAATTTGATAACTTTTAACGTTTATTATGCACTTAACAATACAAAGATGTTTAActttaaccctcataagcccctattttcctgtatacgttagagttcctgggggtaaaaatgaccccagaaattaaaagggtgattcaaaaaatatataaatttttaatgatacaaataatatatctttttttgtttacttatCCATCTATACAATAATGTTGTGTTTTGGaagatatgaagtacttttgtacctatttaccactcaattcctcaactacaccagcctgtaaaatataatttttgtatgaaaaattcacattaattattatttaaatttgatttaaattgtttttagatattgatctagatgttatgtgttaaaTTCGAccatttggtgtttagaaaaaaaaaaacagttttatggttacagtttaggaaataaatcattttgaccagcagatgcccatagagacccattcattttactggatgcggccaactgctcaacatcagtactttagtgaaacattttgtgaatttatgtttatataaacattagaagcgtcattaaaattatttcaaatagtatcatttttgtagtttttgatgcattttgaaatgtctgtttttacaaaatgccacagaaatttgactaaATGTAagggtgtttgtttgtgtgtgtgtgtgtgtgtgtgtgtgtgtgtgtgtgtgtgtgtgtgtgtgtgtgtgtgtgtgtgtgtgtgtgtgtgtgtgtgtgtgtgtgtgtgtgtgtgtgtgtgtgtgtgtgtgtgtgtgtgtgtgtgtgtggcgtGCGTGTTTGTGACTctgtctttttgtgtgtgtctgtgtctgtttgtgtgtgtgtgtgtgtgtgtatgtgtgcgtgtttgcatttcccattcatttcaattggggtcatttttacccccaaagggcCTCTTTTGGTGAATTTTTTTACACCTCTTTAGAATGAcagaatcaagcccagttttttatatgtatttacagacaatctggaaaagtcacaaaattttattcctctgagatgaagggaaccagattttttaactaaataaaagtggcttgggggtaagattgaccccaagggacttatTAGGGTTAAACCGGCAGACTATTTATTGCTAGAGTCATGATGTTAAGCTATAGCTGTTGATACTTAATgagaatttatatatatatatatatatatatatagtaaatAAGATAgtaaattaagatattttatgAATGAATTTAAACGTTTGTCATGGGCTTAATTGGTACTTTGGCACCATTTGAGCCCACATGTGTTTCAAATAAGCCCACATCATGATTCAAtcacaaaatatacaaatatttattttaagagaAGAAAAACAAAAGTACATTTATTTAGTGACAGggaaatatttgtaaaaaaaaatttttactaatgtttgcgaGGACTCATCACTCATACCAGTAACATTCATGATGAGAATAGTACGTAAATATTACATAACTACTAGACCATCCTTGGATGTCTTGCAATGTTAGGAGATAGTAAAGGTGATGTTGTGAATTAGTACTTTactttaatgttaatgaaatTACATGCCTGGGaccaaaaatgacaaataactTGTGTAACTGGTTCATCATGTGTTAGCTGGGATGTTTAGGTACAAATATCTTCAGACTTACAACCTGTCGACCCTTCACTCAATTGCTATATTTACATGCACCCATTTTTTTGTCAATCTGACTGACTTTAATTGCAGATTGATTCAGATGTTCTTTGCATCTACATTCTGTATGTGAACCAAAGTTTTGcgcaagcacacagccagggtgGTCAAAGTTGGGTTGGAGAAAGTTCTTCAGTTTTTAGATATGtgcaatgaaaatatttttaatggcaCAACACTTTTTTTGCTTTATAATGTTATGAAAGAACACATGAACCCTGCAGAATGTACAGCTTGTGGCCCATCCCATTAATAATGTGCATTGACAATGTTATGCTATTGCATGTTTTTGTGACATGTATCGGGTGATATTTAAATTAGAGGTGAATATAATAAGTAAACATGAGcgaaataaaaaatactatgaTGTATACATACTTTTTACTTAGTGATCGGATCACagatattataataataacactTAGAAATATGTCATAACAATAattctaaaaacatttttattgaattGTGATATACAGTCTACAACTGTAACATTTTCTTCAAATAAAAACTTAGGTGGAAAATAACAACAGTGTAAACTTATAtttaagaaacaaaacaaagtgtttcTTATTCAGGTAGGCCTATAAAAAGCCCCATAGTGAGTCATCTGAATGTGTCACAGCATATATCAAGATGCATATTATGTATGAtcacatgtttatttttatattttttagcaCTGGTGTATATCAAAAGCCCATTTGTTTGTGTAACTTTTACCATTTGACACAACTATAAGGCTTTCCTCTGATATGGCTTTGGAGATTCTTTAGCTGGTATGGGTTTGGAGATGCTTAGTAAGATAAGACTTTTGGacaaaactcttcccacagtcCATGCACGTGTACGGCCTCTCACCCGTATGGACCCGGTGGTGTATTGGCAGGTATCTTTTTTTAGCAAATCGTTTGCCACAAATTGTACAGCCAAAacgtttttctccagtgtgtgTCTTCATGTGTAAGTTCAGACATCTTCGAAGGTTAAAGGTTTCTCCACAGAGTATACATTCAATCTTTTTAATTTCTGAAGCGCTTGTCTGGTTTTGTGTACTGCTGAATTTAGCGCTACTGGTAAAGGTTGAAACAACCTCATCAGTCATCAAATGTGGCTGTGTTGGACTGTTTCCATGTGTAGAAAGTCTTGTTTGTTTATCGGTTTGTCTCTGCGGTGGGTTTGATTTCACTT
This window of the Misgurnus anguillicaudatus chromosome 19, ASM2758022v2, whole genome shotgun sequence genome carries:
- the LOC129430597 gene encoding uncharacterized protein, whose protein sequence is MMDIIMNTVDFQTQLTSIMEVLAKTAVVEIGKLFEETYTLLGLEIKRCTNENDSLRKKCLFLETELQAARGNTSRMNETETSLSVSEEPTGISSIQRGREFPTLEKCTSCCSLYHCPFCSTVFYKPSKKSKLLSHLQLHFSRAVIHDDYTIHRCGLSCRTKLHYHCVYCSSIVFRRDNFEAHLKGCKIRNASFTTTTSTIIPDVPPLTATTSTANTSTTVFDVPPLTATTSTANTSTTVLDVPPLTATTSTATTSTANTSSNIFDMPPLSPSMSCVRTQLRKKAVVKTKCPYCHITILRKNLRKHLERKHTKCREDITASHHLYSECIDQSDGGMSPSINDSMND